The Gemmatimonadales bacterium genome includes a region encoding these proteins:
- a CDS encoding glucose 1-dehydrogenase: MKAIAITPGKAGARMIERPEPSITAGDEIKVRVLQVGICGTDREEVSGGRAAAPPGASDLVIGHEMLGQVVAVGDAVKRVTAGDHLVFTVRRGCNQCASCAMGRSDMCQSGQYRERGIKGIDGYHAEFVVDKEVYAIKVPATLVNVAVLTEPLSVVEKAIDEAGHLQRARCPDVAIAADWLFGRRCLVAGLGPVGLLAAMVLSLRGAEVYGLDVLDANSARPQWLEKIGGKYIDGRAVPAERVAEKVAPMDVVIEAAGIAKLEFNLLDALALNGVCVLTGIPGGDRPLQIPGAEMARRLVLGNQLLVGSVNASAGHFRMAIQDLSQAVLRWPGHVEKLLQHYPVGDFAKPMQQAQSGAIKEVVDWATGASTESH; encoded by the coding sequence ATGAAGGCGATTGCAATCACGCCCGGCAAAGCCGGCGCACGGATGATCGAACGGCCGGAACCGTCGATCACGGCGGGGGACGAGATCAAGGTGCGCGTGCTGCAGGTCGGAATCTGCGGCACGGATCGCGAAGAAGTGTCCGGCGGCCGCGCAGCCGCTCCACCGGGTGCATCCGATCTCGTCATCGGGCATGAGATGCTCGGCCAGGTTGTCGCAGTTGGCGATGCCGTGAAGCGGGTCACCGCAGGCGATCATCTCGTCTTCACGGTGCGCCGCGGATGCAACCAGTGCGCGTCATGCGCCATGGGCCGGTCGGACATGTGTCAGAGTGGTCAGTATCGTGAGCGCGGGATCAAGGGGATCGATGGCTATCACGCGGAGTTTGTCGTCGACAAGGAAGTGTACGCCATCAAGGTGCCGGCGACGCTGGTCAACGTAGCCGTGCTCACCGAACCACTCTCGGTCGTGGAGAAGGCGATCGACGAGGCCGGACATCTGCAGCGGGCACGCTGTCCCGATGTCGCGATCGCGGCTGACTGGCTGTTCGGGCGGCGCTGTCTCGTCGCAGGGCTCGGCCCGGTCGGGCTGCTCGCCGCGATGGTCCTGTCGCTGCGCGGCGCCGAGGTGTATGGGCTCGATGTGCTCGATGCGAACAGCGCGCGGCCGCAGTGGCTCGAGAAGATCGGCGGCAAGTACATCGACGGTCGCGCGGTCCCGGCGGAGCGCGTCGCCGAGAAGGTCGCGCCGATGGACGTGGTGATCGAAGCGGCGGGGATCGCCAAGCTGGAGTTCAATCTGCTCGACGCACTGGCGTTGAACGGCGTCTGCGTCCTCACCGGCATTCCCGGCGGCGACCGGCCGCTGCAGATCCCCGGCGCCGAGATGGCGCGGCGTCTGGTGCTGGGGAATCAACTACTTGTGGGGAGCGTGAACGCGTCGGCCGGTCATTTCCGGATGGCAATCCAGGACCTCTCGCAAGCAGTGCTTCGGTGGCCGGGGCATGTCGAGAAGCTGCTGCAGCACTACCCGGTCGGAGATTTCGCCAAGCCGATGCAGCAGGCTCAGTCCGGCGCGATCAAGGAAGTCGTCGACTGGGCGACGGGCGCGTCAACGGAATCTCATTGA
- a CDS encoding 6-bladed beta-propeller, which yields MHPNRFVSALAAAALVAAPLSAQGVARWRLIPEATFGSSTDPNPAAELADIRGFEVSKNGNVLVLDFKAQNIKVFSPSGAFLKTIGRNGGGPGEFEQPNGFLRAPDGTIWVNDPANHRYSVRRDDGEYIRDVPSAMTSFGYIWDATFDATGRLLSPVYVPARPGVSAQSRLERRNMKTQHADTLPTPNCAPANTRYPQWSGRSSHGGMMMPVPFIPSMPALYDPMGFVWCAWGATYAIYRIGLEHGDTQQVIRGSSAPVAVSAAERDSAVTNARKAFTQAQLDASIISAGDVPRTKPVIIGLASDDDHNLWVRLTPAVSGHTRYDVFNQKGKEIATIDAPVAIASGPNILVRGEYLWAVVRDADDIPAVVRFRVERRSTDQ from the coding sequence ATGCACCCCAACCGCTTCGTCTCCGCCCTTGCCGCGGCCGCCCTGGTTGCGGCGCCGCTCTCTGCGCAGGGAGTTGCCCGCTGGCGCCTCATCCCCGAGGCGACCTTCGGATCGTCGACCGATCCGAATCCGGCGGCGGAACTCGCCGACATCCGCGGATTCGAAGTCTCGAAGAACGGCAACGTCCTGGTGCTCGACTTCAAGGCGCAGAATATCAAGGTCTTCTCGCCTTCGGGCGCGTTCCTCAAGACCATCGGCCGCAACGGCGGAGGGCCCGGCGAATTCGAGCAGCCCAACGGCTTCCTGCGGGCCCCGGACGGGACGATCTGGGTCAACGATCCTGCCAACCATCGCTACTCCGTACGGCGCGACGACGGCGAGTACATCCGCGATGTCCCCTCCGCGATGACCAGCTTCGGTTACATCTGGGATGCCACCTTCGACGCGACCGGCCGCCTCCTGAGTCCGGTCTACGTGCCAGCGCGACCCGGTGTCTCGGCGCAATCGCGACTCGAGCGGCGCAACATGAAGACCCAGCACGCCGACACTCTTCCGACTCCGAACTGCGCGCCGGCGAATACCAGGTACCCGCAATGGTCAGGGCGATCGAGCCACGGAGGGATGATGATGCCGGTGCCGTTCATCCCGTCAATGCCGGCGCTGTACGATCCCATGGGCTTTGTCTGGTGTGCCTGGGGAGCGACGTACGCCATCTACCGCATTGGCCTCGAACATGGCGACACGCAACAGGTCATTCGTGGGTCGTCAGCGCCGGTTGCTGTGAGCGCGGCCGAACGCGACAGCGCCGTCACCAATGCGCGAAAGGCATTCACCCAGGCCCAACTCGACGCATCGATCATTTCGGCCGGTGACGTACCCCGCACCAAGCCGGTCATCATCGGTCTTGCGTCCGATGACGACCACAATCTCTGGGTGCGGCTCACCCCGGCAGTCAGTGGTCACACTCGCTACGACGTGTTCAATCAAAAGGGGAAGGAGATCGCGACGATCGACGCACCCGTCGCGATCGCATCCGGCCCGAATATTCTGGTGCGCGGCGAATATCTCTGGGCGGTGGTGCGCGATGCCGACGACATCCCCGCAGTCGTCCGCTTTCGCGTCGAGCGCCGATCAACGGATCAATGA